In the genome of Fusobacterium necrogenes, one region contains:
- a CDS encoding FMN-binding protein translates to MKKILFMMAVLSVVAISAEVKEGVGKGYKGDIKLGVEVEGDKIVDIKVLECKESANIGGKALPKLIEQALVKQSADIDNVAGASRTSKGFKEALNNALGK, encoded by the coding sequence ATGAAAAAAATATTATTTATGATGGCAGTTCTATCAGTAGTAGCTATTTCTGCAGAAGTAAAAGAAGGAGTAGGAAAAGGATACAAGGGAGATATAAAATTAGGAGTAGAAGTAGAAGGAGATAAAATAGTTGATATTAAAGTACTTGAATGCAAAGAGAGTGCTAATATAGGAGGGAAAGCACTACCAAAATTGATTGAGCAAGCTCTTGTAAAACAAAGTGCTGATATAGATAATGTAGCTGGAGCAAGTAGAACTTCAAAAGGATTTAAAGAAGCATTAAACAACGCTTTAGGAAAATAG
- a CDS encoding alpha/beta fold hydrolase — MLYYKVYGKSPEKEWLILIHPLGGSSKAFYRQIKEFQKYFNLLTLDLPGHGRSQDMDILALNIDTVTKEIYEVLKKENIESTYLLGVCLGNVIVDLLIKENRIKIKGVVYGAAVTKLNYFHTFLLNVGKVIKKFSSHSFLYTLFAYIIIPTQKKSRLIFIAEAKKMKRENFFRWFQLIVDHKNFYNTFNSNSEIPSLYIYGDEDYLFIKKTKEYIKGKKNKELLVINNSGHMCNIDNFRYFNKVALEFLTFLN, encoded by the coding sequence GTGCTTTATTACAAAGTTTATGGGAAAAGTCCTGAAAAAGAGTGGTTAATTTTAATTCATCCTCTAGGAGGAAGTTCGAAAGCTTTTTATAGACAAATTAAGGAATTTCAAAAATATTTTAACTTATTGACTCTTGATTTACCTGGTCATGGACGTAGTCAAGATATGGATATATTAGCTTTAAATATAGATACAGTCACTAAAGAAATTTATGAGGTATTAAAAAAGGAAAATATTGAAAGTACTTATTTATTAGGAGTATGTCTAGGAAATGTAATAGTAGATTTACTTATAAAAGAGAATAGGATAAAGATAAAAGGTGTTGTATATGGTGCTGCTGTTACAAAATTAAATTATTTTCATACATTTTTATTGAATGTAGGGAAAGTTATAAAGAAATTTTCTAGTCACTCTTTTCTATATACCCTCTTTGCTTATATAATTATACCTACTCAAAAAAAATCTAGATTAATTTTTATTGCAGAAGCCAAAAAAATGAAAAGAGAAAATTTCTTTAGATGGTTTCAATTGATAGTAGATCATAAAAATTTTTATAATACTTTTAATTCAAATAGTGAAATTCCTAGTTTATATATTTATGGAGATGAAGATTATCTTTTTATAAAGAAAACAAAAGAATATATTAAAGGAAAGAAAAATAAGGAATTATTAGTGATAAATAACTCAGGTCATATGTGTAATATTGATAATTTTAGATATTTTAATAAAGTAGCATTAGAATTTTTAACTTTTTTAAATTAA
- a CDS encoding autotransporter family protein, with amino-acid sequence MKERFIKNLKRYYKNKGMNLKLSTIVMILLGSVSYGSTIETIIGGKIEYTDGKYYYNSGNDKTEIIDNILEINKDIHLNDTGSILKGLRIENTVTNSNIDIVINGDIKTDATEWMNYLIDNRGTVGNITINGNFETGKSFINYGIMNDGSIKKIENNGVLKSEARYLINNSSNIDSIVNNNKMLMELYQRDEGKLISNAGLPEDDSKIGNIENNGIMMMSLNKEQKKVTRADIIHNGEGKKIGNITNNGRLTTNIIAEGPIGNSIIITGIYSNGSIDSIENNGIIEGFVYIPGNSYYIGIETYSGSNTKKLRNNGIIYSGTNDTKNYPVMYGVLLSKSPSEFINRGIIYGKRQAVLGSGKNYGLLLQETESKASDMTDNGLKVKVNGENDYTILKTGNNNSTVNIDGTTFTVKNASEKKESEKTIGTNSIEVTGEVSNTIYNGITDTVKVTGENASLDNVTVNAYTSAIVFGESGGNLTLNNSTVNGGIDRKYDNTGVLLSSSAIIKGGKGADTLTVMGDTKLNGKIDLSEGEDTINFGEKVQAEKSYAANASTENTSTMTIFDDISGVENININEDVTLFETAKVTGAKNIEIGEGKELGLKLKNENGNFTHSLTGNTGLKISGLGTKESTGKINLISSEVGENTIIDMKGIDVSNVAFGTSSILDKVEVTFDGDIEIEIGKNLEDVIVNATDPNPDPEPDPDPEPDPDPEPDPDPEPDPDPEPDPDPDPNPDPTDPPIDPNLPEAINYNSLNDIYMSIVANPENVTELKKLIGSNARMRAMATEQEANLLNFLAEVYTATPYSLSSELSRKSVENFSNIIMDKDLRPNNKKWSVFGGFSHLAGDIENSYFGQNKYTWDTKERINDVENTLTGLYAIGEYGVSDTFSLGLLFGANNLESKLANYSKVDGTGVYLSGFMKKYVGNFRLLAGIGYQYGDYTADRSISGVDKIRTYAADYNDKTLNLYTDVKYSYMLTKNLYIEPSIRLNYINISQDGVNESGALSIQTDSKDFDYTTLRFGVDLRKDFHFTSVKQSLSLGTYYEKMSSGNENEKITARFNGGSDFNLLVAGKGGDRIGVKAKYGIEAGNGLSFDFSVDYGFEKDINIGDTKRTNKGEWRIGAGLGYKF; translated from the coding sequence ATGAAAGAAAGATTTATAAAAAATTTGAAAAGGTACTATAAAAATAAGGGAATGAATTTGAAATTGTCCACTATAGTAATGATATTACTTGGGAGTGTATCATATGGGAGTACAATTGAAACAATTATTGGAGGAAAGATAGAGTATACAGATGGAAAATATTATTATAATAGTGGTAATGATAAAACTGAAATAATAGATAATATTTTGGAAATTAATAAAGATATTCATCTTAATGATACAGGAAGTATTTTAAAAGGATTAAGAATAGAGAATACAGTTACAAATTCAAATATTGATATAGTAATTAATGGTGACATAAAAACTGATGCAACAGAATGGATGAACTATTTGATTGACAATCGTGGAACTGTAGGAAATATAACAATAAATGGAAATTTTGAAACTGGAAAGAGTTTCATAAATTATGGAATAATGAATGATGGCAGTATAAAGAAAATAGAAAATAATGGAGTTTTAAAGTCTGAAGCTAGATATTTAATTAATAATAGCTCAAACATTGATAGTATTGTAAATAACAATAAGATGCTTATGGAATTATATCAAAGGGATGAAGGTAAGTTAATATCTAATGCTGGATTACCAGAAGATGATTCTAAAATAGGAAATATAGAAAATAATGGAATAATGATGATGAGCTTAAATAAGGAGCAAAAGAAAGTAACTAGGGCAGATATTATACATAATGGTGAAGGAAAAAAAATAGGAAATATAACAAATAATGGAAGACTTACTACTAATATAATAGCTGAAGGACCAATAGGAAATTCTATTATTATAACAGGTATATATTCAAATGGGAGCATAGATAGTATAGAAAATAATGGAATAATAGAAGGGTTTGTATATATTCCAGGGAATTCTTATTATATAGGTATAGAAACATATTCAGGAAGTAATACAAAAAAATTAAGAAATAATGGAATTATTTATAGTGGTACAAATGATACAAAAAACTATCCAGTAATGTATGGTGTACTTTTATCTAAATCACCAAGCGAATTTATTAATAGGGGAATTATTTATGGAAAAAGGCAAGCTGTATTAGGAAGTGGAAAAAATTATGGATTATTGTTACAAGAGACAGAAAGTAAAGCATCAGATATGACTGATAATGGATTAAAAGTAAAAGTTAATGGTGAAAATGATTATACGATATTAAAAACTGGAAATAATAATTCAACTGTCAATATAGATGGAACAACTTTTACTGTAAAAAATGCTTCAGAGAAAAAAGAAAGTGAAAAAACTATTGGAACAAATAGTATAGAAGTAACTGGAGAAGTAAGTAATACAATTTATAATGGGATAACAGATACAGTTAAGGTAACTGGAGAAAATGCTAGTCTTGATAATGTAACTGTAAATGCCTATACAAGTGCTATAGTTTTTGGAGAGAGTGGAGGAAATTTAACTTTAAATAACAGTACAGTAAATGGAGGAATAGATAGAAAATATGATAATACAGGAGTACTTTTATCCTCTTCTGCAATTATAAAAGGAGGAAAAGGCGCTGATACTTTAACAGTAATGGGAGATACTAAGTTAAATGGAAAAATAGATCTGTCAGAAGGAGAAGACACTATAAATTTTGGAGAAAAAGTTCAAGCAGAAAAAAGTTATGCTGCAAATGCTAGCACTGAAAATACTTCTACTATGACTATTTTTGATGATATTTCTGGAGTAGAAAATATTAATATAAATGAGGATGTAACCTTATTTGAAACAGCAAAAGTAACTGGTGCAAAAAATATAGAAATTGGAGAGGGAAAAGAGCTAGGACTTAAACTAAAGAATGAAAATGGAAATTTCACACATTCTCTTACAGGAAATACAGGTCTTAAAATCTCTGGATTAGGAACTAAGGAAAGTACAGGGAAAATAAATCTTATCTCTTCAGAAGTAGGAGAAAATACTATAATTGATATGAAGGGGATAGATGTTAGTAACGTAGCTTTCGGAACAAGTAGTATTCTTGATAAAGTAGAAGTAACATTTGATGGTGATATAGAAATAGAAATAGGTAAAAATTTGGAAGATGTAATTGTAAATGCTACAGATCCAAACCCAGATCCAGAACCTGATCCAGACCCAGAACCTGATCCAGATCCAGAGCCTGATCCAGACCCAGAACCTGATCCAGACCCAGAGCCTGATCCAGATCCAGACCCTAATCCAGATCCAACAGATCCGCCGATAGACCCAAATTTACCTGAAGCTATTAATTATAATAGTTTAAACGACATATATATGAGTATTGTAGCAAATCCTGAAAATGTCACAGAACTAAAAAAATTAATAGGAAGTAATGCAAGAATGAGGGCAATGGCGACTGAACAAGAAGCAAATTTACTTAATTTCTTGGCTGAAGTATATACTGCAACACCGTACTCACTATCCTCAGAACTTTCAAGGAAATCTGTAGAAAACTTTAGTAATATTATAATGGATAAAGATTTAAGACCTAATAATAAAAAATGGAGCGTATTTGGAGGATTTTCACATTTAGCTGGAGATATAGAAAATAGCTATTTTGGACAAAATAAATATACATGGGATACTAAAGAGAGAATAAATGATGTAGAAAATACATTAACTGGATTGTATGCAATTGGGGAATATGGCGTTAGTGATACATTCTCATTAGGATTACTTTTTGGTGCTAATAACTTAGAAAGTAAACTAGCTAATTACTCCAAAGTTGATGGAACAGGGGTATATTTGAGTGGATTTATGAAAAAATATGTAGGAAACTTTAGATTATTAGCTGGAATAGGTTATCAATATGGAGATTATACAGCAGATAGAAGTATCTCAGGAGTTGACAAGATAAGAACTTATGCAGCTGATTACAATGATAAGACATTGAATCTTTATACAGATGTTAAATATTCTTATATGCTTACAAAAAATCTTTATATAGAACCAAGTATTAGATTAAATTATATCAATATTTCACAAGATGGTGTAAACGAAAGTGGAGCTCTTTCTATACAAACTGATTCAAAAGATTTTGACTATACAACTTTAAGATTTGGAGTAGATTTAAGAAAGGATTTTCATTTTACTAGTGTTAAACAAAGCCTAAGTTTAGGTACTTACTATGAAAAAATGTCAAGTGGAAATGAAAATGAAAAAATAACTGCTAGATTTAATGGAGGTTCTGATTTTAATCTTCTAGTAGCTGGAAAAGGTGGAGATAGAATTGGAGTGAAAGCTAAATATGGAATAGAAGCAGGAAATGGACTCTCATTTGATTTTAGTGTAGACTATGGTTTTGAAAAAGATATAAATATAGGAGATACAAAACGTACAAATAAAGGAGAATGGAGAATAGGAGCAGGATTAGGATACAAATTTTAG
- a CDS encoding acyltransferase — MKILKKILRRIYFEIIWRKNIINKIWFDGIIKIGKKTKFYQPLKLKNGGGGGTVIIGENCSFGFRYGGRFKNGEIEIQTRSKEAKIEIGNNVATNNNIFLCSRKFIKIGDKTLIGRDVVIMDHNGHGIKVDERSLPGTARGIEIKENVWLGNNVVILPGTLIGKNSIVGANSVVKGIFPENVIIQGNPAKIVKKIEVNE; from the coding sequence ATGAAGATATTAAAAAAGATATTGAGAAGAATATATTTTGAAATTATTTGGAGGAAAAATATAATTAATAAAATATGGTTTGATGGAATAATAAAAATAGGTAAAAAAACAAAATTTTATCAACCATTAAAGTTGAAAAATGGGGGGGGGGGGGGGACGGTAATAATTGGAGAAAATTGTTCCTTTGGTTTTAGATATGGTGGAAGATTTAAAAATGGAGAAATAGAAATACAAACAAGAAGTAAGGAAGCAAAAATAGAAATAGGAAATAATGTAGCTACTAATAATAATATTTTTTTATGTAGTAGGAAATTTATAAAAATAGGAGATAAAACTTTAATCGGTAGAGATGTTGTAATAATGGATCATAATGGACATGGGATTAAAGTCGATGAAAGAAGTTTACCAGGAACAGCAAGAGGAATAGAAATAAAAGAGAATGTTTGGTTAGGAAATAATGTTGTTATACTACCTGGGACGCTAATAGGAAAAAATTCAATAGTTGGAGCTAATAGTGTTGTGAAGGGAATTTTTCCAGAGAATGTAATTATTCAAGGAAATCCAGCTAAAATAGTAAAAAAAATAGAGGTAAATGAATGA
- a CDS encoding DegT/DnrJ/EryC1/StrS family aminotransferase, giving the protein MKVPFNTLDRQFYLYQEEYEKKALEILRKGWYVLGPEVKSFEEEFAKYLNIPTTIGVDNGLNAIVMTVRALGIKEGDEVIVQANTYIASVMGITMNGATPIFVEPDEYYNIDIDKIEEKITDKTKAILVVHLYGQASNMEKILELCEKYNIKLIEDCAQAHGAKYMNKMVGTFGIGCFSFYPSKNLGCFGDGGAISTGDEKLEGDFRVLRNYGSEKRYYNEVVGYNSRLDELQAGLLRVKLSHIFELEEERKQIAERYLKEIKNPLITLPRVRENCTHVWHLFVVRVNSRDKFQKYLEKNGIGSVIHYPIPPHLSEAYRYLGHKKGDFPITEKYAETVLSLPLYNGMTKEELDYVIEKINSYEG; this is encoded by the coding sequence TTGAAAGTACCATTTAATACACTTGATAGACAATTTTATCTATACCAAGAAGAATACGAGAAAAAAGCTTTAGAAATTTTAAGAAAAGGTTGGTATGTATTAGGTCCAGAAGTAAAGTCTTTTGAAGAAGAGTTTGCTAAATATTTAAATATTCCAACAACAATAGGGGTAGATAATGGTTTGAATGCTATTGTCATGACAGTTAGAGCTCTAGGTATAAAAGAAGGAGATGAAGTAATAGTTCAGGCAAATACCTATATAGCTTCAGTAATGGGAATAACTATGAATGGTGCAACTCCTATTTTTGTAGAACCAGATGAATATTATAACATTGATATAGACAAAATAGAAGAAAAAATAACAGATAAAACAAAAGCAATATTAGTAGTTCATTTATATGGACAAGCTTCTAATATGGAAAAAATATTAGAGCTTTGTGAAAAATATAATATAAAATTAATTGAAGATTGTGCTCAAGCTCATGGAGCTAAGTATATGAATAAAATGGTAGGAACTTTTGGTATTGGATGTTTTAGTTTTTATCCAAGCAAAAATTTAGGATGTTTCGGGGATGGAGGAGCTATCTCTACTGGAGATGAAAAATTAGAGGGAGATTTTAGAGTTTTAAGAAACTATGGAAGTGAAAAAAGATATTATAATGAAGTGGTTGGTTATAACTCAAGATTAGATGAATTACAAGCAGGGCTATTAAGAGTGAAACTAAGTCATATTTTTGAACTAGAGGAAGAAAGAAAACAAATAGCTGAAAGATACTTGAAGGAGATAAAAAATCCATTAATAACTTTACCTAGAGTAAGAGAAAATTGTACACATGTTTGGCATTTATTTGTAGTTAGAGTTAATAGTAGAGATAAATTTCAGAAATATTTAGAGAAGAATGGGATAGGAAGTGTTATACATTATCCAATACCACCTCATTTGTCAGAAGCTTATAGATATTTAGGGCATAAAAAAGGAGATTTTCCAATAACAGAAAAGTATGCAGAAACAGTTTTAAGTTTACCTCTTTATAATGGAATGACTAAAGAGGAATTGGATTATGTAATAGAAAAGATTAATAGCTACGAGGGATAG
- a CDS encoding GNAT family N-acetyltransferase has translation MKKIKLEGNLIDLRLVKESDAKFIMNLRTNENISRFISLTSVNINEQIQWIKNYKLREEKKEEFYFIVENKNGLSCGTVRIYNINYKSKETTWGSFILDKIRPEGASNEVIDLSLNFISKELKLEKVYLDVRKENYKAIHIYEKNKFIRIKEDDKNYYYLRRLG, from the coding sequence ATGAAAAAAATTAAATTAGAAGGAAATTTAATTGATTTAAGGTTAGTCAAAGAAAGTGATGCTAAATTTATTATGAATTTGAGAACAAACGAAAATATCTCAAGATTTATATCACTAACGAGTGTAAATATTAACGAGCAAATACAATGGATTAAAAATTATAAACTTCGTGAAGAGAAAAAAGAAGAGTTTTATTTTATAGTTGAAAATAAAAATGGACTTTCTTGTGGAACAGTAAGAATTTATAATATCAATTATAAGAGTAAGGAAACTACTTGGGGAAGTTTTATATTAGATAAGATAAGACCAGAAGGAGCTTCTAATGAAGTAATAGATCTTTCTTTAAATTTTATTTCGAAGGAGTTAAAATTAGAAAAAGTTTATCTAGATGTTAGAAAGGAAAATTATAAAGCGATACATATTTATGAAAAAAATAAATTCATTAGAATAAAGGAAGATGATAAAAACTATTATTATTTGAGAAGGTTGGGATAA
- a CDS encoding sugar 3,4-ketoisomerase, translating to MKEKYKLINFDEFGDENGKLVAIENNKNIPFDIRRIFYIYGTKNGVVRGQHANRISRFILICLMGSCEVKVYDMKEKIEENFKLDSATKGLYLDRMIWKDMYNFSEDCVLLVLSDSEYIKDEYIYEKN from the coding sequence ATGAAGGAAAAATATAAATTAATTAATTTTGATGAATTTGGAGATGAAAACGGAAAACTAGTTGCCATAGAAAATAATAAAAATATTCCTTTTGATATTAGAAGAATATTTTATATTTATGGAACAAAAAATGGAGTTGTAAGAGGGCAACATGCAAATAGAATTTCAAGATTTATATTAATATGTTTAATGGGGAGTTGTGAAGTTAAAGTTTATGATATGAAAGAAAAAATAGAGGAAAATTTTAAACTTGACTCTGCAACTAAAGGCTTATATCTCGATAGAATGATCTGGAAAGATATGTATAATTTTTCTGAAGATTGTGTACTGTTAGTTTTATCTGATTCAGAATATATAAAGGATGAATATATTTATGAAAAAAATTAA
- a CDS encoding ABC transporter ATP-binding protein: MIEFIGVNKIFKNNIVLHDVNLKIDDKSITVFIGPSGCGKTTTLKMINGLIKPTSGKILIDGEDISKKNIIQLRRGIGYVIQQTGLFPHMTIKENIELVAKLEKVPEEKRVEKVKELMEMVGLSYDKFANRYPRQLSGGQQQRVGIARAFMTNPDIILMDEPFSALDPITRSQLQDELINIQTQYKKTIIFVSHDMDEAIKIADKICIMGTGKVVQHDDPETVLKNPVNDFVSNFVGKNRIWSSPEYIKVKDIMLDTPITCSTEITLFKCMRKMRHERVDSLLAIDRKGKFEGIISGELIQKEKDHYKPVKEILEFPKFTTGPENSIIDVLKIVNENSLSSLPVVDENGILKGIITKTSLVTTLSQQFDITVN; the protein is encoded by the coding sequence ATGATAGAGTTTATAGGAGTTAATAAAATATTTAAAAATAATATTGTTTTACATGATGTAAATTTAAAAATTGATGATAAAAGTATCACTGTTTTCATAGGTCCATCTGGATGTGGAAAAACAACTACACTTAAGATGATAAATGGTCTCATTAAACCTACTTCTGGAAAAATTTTAATAGATGGAGAAGATATCTCTAAAAAAAATATAATTCAACTGAGAAGGGGTATAGGATATGTTATACAACAAACTGGCCTTTTTCCTCACATGACAATAAAAGAAAACATTGAACTTGTAGCTAAACTTGAAAAAGTTCCAGAAGAAAAAAGAGTTGAAAAAGTTAAGGAACTTATGGAAATGGTAGGTTTATCTTACGATAAATTTGCTAATAGATACCCTAGGCAACTAAGTGGTGGACAACAACAAAGAGTTGGTATAGCTAGAGCTTTTATGACAAATCCAGATATAATACTTATGGATGAGCCATTTTCTGCACTTGATCCAATTACTCGTTCACAACTACAAGATGAACTAATAAATATACAAACACAGTATAAAAAGACTATCATTTTTGTTAGTCATGATATGGATGAAGCTATTAAGATTGCCGATAAAATTTGTATCATGGGTACTGGAAAAGTAGTTCAACATGATGATCCAGAAACAGTTTTAAAAAATCCAGTAAATGATTTTGTAAGTAATTTTGTAGGAAAAAATAGAATCTGGTCATCTCCAGAATATATCAAAGTAAAAGATATCATGCTAGATACCCCTATTACTTGCTCTACTGAAATTACATTATTCAAATGTATGAGAAAAATGAGACATGAAAGAGTAGATTCACTTTTAGCTATTGATAGAAAAGGAAAATTTGAAGGAATAATTAGTGGTGAACTTATACAAAAAGAAAAGGATCACTATAAACCTGTAAAAGAGATATTAGAATTTCCAAAATTCACAACTGGGCCAGAAAATTCCATAATAGATGTACTAAAGATTGTCAATGAAAATAGTCTTTCAAGCCTTCCAGTTGTAGATGAAAATGGAATTTTAAAAGGTATCATTACTAAAACAAGTTTAGTAACTACATTAAGTCAACAATTTGACATCACTGTCAATTAA
- a CDS encoding hemolysin family protein → MDTDPQFNLFLNLLFLVFLTMTNAFFACTEIAMVSINKNKINLLAENGNKTAKLIQKVLEEPTNFLSTIQVAITLSGFFASASAATGFAEVLSKRLVIFNLPYTKEISIIIVTIILSYFTLVFGELVPKRIALHKAEAISMFAIRPIYVIAKITFPFIKLLSFSTNTILRLLGFKIDNIEEQVSEEEIKSLLEVGQLHGVFNKTEKDMITSVLSFDNKSAKEIMTPRIDTYMIDINAPLDEYLDELLNKKYSRVPVFDKEIDNIVGILFIKDFILEARKKGFDNVDIRSIIREPYFIPKTKKIDVLFKEMQTSKIFMAIIIDEYGGFSGIVTMEDLIEEIVGSIEEDYEDKEPKMTLLEENTYLVDGLFSLDTLNYELGLNLHSDNYDTLSGFIIGELEKIPNEEENIILEYNNVTLEVLKVKDKRITQVKLILSHKELDTETTEESISDF, encoded by the coding sequence ATGGACACGGATCCCCAATTTAATCTTTTTTTAAATCTTTTATTTTTAGTCTTTTTAACTATGACAAACGCTTTCTTTGCTTGTACAGAGATAGCTATGGTTTCCATCAACAAAAACAAAATCAATCTACTTGCAGAAAATGGAAACAAAACAGCTAAGCTTATACAAAAAGTTTTAGAAGAACCTACAAATTTCTTATCAACTATTCAAGTTGCTATAACTTTGTCTGGATTCTTTGCCAGTGCATCAGCTGCTACTGGATTTGCTGAGGTCTTAAGTAAAAGACTAGTTATCTTTAATCTTCCATACACAAAGGAGATTTCCATTATTATTGTAACTATAATTTTATCTTATTTTACACTTGTATTTGGAGAACTAGTTCCAAAAAGAATAGCTCTACATAAAGCTGAAGCTATAAGTATGTTTGCTATAAGGCCTATATATGTAATAGCAAAAATTACCTTTCCTTTTATAAAGTTGCTATCTTTTTCAACTAATACTATACTTCGTCTACTTGGGTTTAAGATAGATAATATTGAAGAGCAAGTATCTGAAGAAGAGATAAAATCACTTCTTGAAGTTGGACAATTACATGGAGTTTTTAATAAAACAGAAAAAGATATGATTACTTCTGTTCTTTCATTTGATAATAAATCTGCAAAAGAGATTATGACTCCAAGAATTGATACCTATATGATAGATATCAATGCTCCACTAGATGAGTACCTAGATGAACTTTTAAATAAAAAATATTCGAGAGTTCCAGTATTTGACAAAGAGATTGATAATATAGTTGGTATTTTGTTCATAAAGGATTTTATTTTAGAAGCCAGAAAAAAAGGGTTTGATAATGTAGATATTCGCTCTATAATAAGAGAACCTTATTTTATCCCAAAAACTAAAAAAATAGATGTGCTTTTTAAAGAGATGCAGACCTCTAAAATATTTATGGCTATTATTATAGACGAATATGGTGGTTTTTCTGGAATAGTTACTATGGAAGATTTGATAGAAGAGATTGTAGGTTCAATTGAAGAAGATTATGAGGATAAGGAGCCTAAAATGACTCTTTTAGAAGAAAATACTTATCTTGTAGATGGACTTTTCTCGCTTGATACTCTTAACTATGAACTAGGATTAAATCTTCATTCTGATAACTATGATACACTATCTGGATTTATAATAGGAGAACTTGAGAAAATACCAAATGAAGAGGAAAATATTATCCTTGAATATAATAACGTAACATTAGAGGTACTCAAGGTAAAAGATAAAAGAATTACCCAGGTAAAATTGATACTCTCTCATAAGGAGTTAGATACTGAAACAACTGAAGAGAGTATCTCAGATTTTTAA
- a CDS encoding FMN-binding protein has translation MKKILLLMAVLSVVAISAEVKEGVGRGYKGDIKLSVEVEGDKIVDIKVLESKETPRIGGKALPKLIEQAIAKQTVEVDTVAGASNTSRGFREALANALGK, from the coding sequence ATGAAAAAAATATTATTATTAATGGCAGTTTTATCAGTAGTAGCTATTTCAGCTGAAGTAAAAGAAGGAGTAGGAAGAGGATATAAAGGAGATATAAAATTATCTGTAGAGGTAGAAGGAGATAAGATAGTTGATATCAAAGTGCTTGAGTCTAAAGAAACTCCTAGAATAGGTGGAAAGGCACTACCTAAATTAATTGAGCAAGCTATTGCAAAACAAACTGTAGAGGTAGATACTGTAGCTGGAGCAAGTAATACTTCAAGAGGATTTAGAGAAGCATTAGCTAATGCTTTAGGAAAATAG
- the rfbA gene encoding glucose-1-phosphate thymidylyltransferase RfbA, which translates to MKGIILAGGSGTRLYPLTRSVSKQILPIYDKPMIYYPLSVLMLAEIREVLIISTPRDLRCFKELLQDGSELGMKIEYKVQEKPNGLAEAFIIGEEFIGDESVALVLGDNIFFGQAFSPILRKAAKLEKGAEIFGYLVKDPRSYGVVEFDKDRNVISLEEKPENPKSKYAVPGLYFYDNRVVEKAKSIKPSKRGELEITDLNRLYLEEKTLKVNLLGRGFAWLDTGTHKNLLQASNFIETVQERQGNYVACIEEIAYRNGWISKERLFKLAAPLLKTDYGKYLIEIANE; encoded by the coding sequence ATGAAAGGAATAATATTAGCAGGAGGAAGTGGAACAAGATTATATCCATTAACAAGAAGCGTATCAAAACAAATATTACCAATATATGATAAACCAATGATATATTATCCTCTTTCTGTACTTATGCTGGCAGAGATAAGAGAGGTATTAATAATTTCTACTCCTAGAGATCTAAGATGTTTTAAAGAATTACTACAAGATGGTAGTGAACTTGGAATGAAAATAGAGTATAAAGTACAAGAAAAGCCAAATGGTTTAGCAGAGGCATTTATAATAGGAGAAGAGTTTATAGGAGATGAAAGTGTAGCTTTAGTTCTAGGAGATAATATCTTTTTTGGACAAGCTTTTTCACCTATCTTAAGAAAAGCAGCTAAATTAGAAAAAGGAGCAGAGATTTTTGGTTATTTAGTAAAAGATCCTAGATCTTATGGTGTGGTAGAATTTGATAAAGATAGAAATGTAATTTCATTAGAAGAAAAACCAGAGAATCCAAAATCTAAATATGCAGTGCCAGGACTTTATTTTTATGATAATCGTGTAGTAGAGAAAGCTAAAAGTATAAAGCCAAGTAAAAGAGGTGAATTAGAGATAACTGATTTAAATAGATTATATTTAGAAGAGAAAACTCTGAAAGTAAATCTATTGGGAAGAGGATTTGCTTGGTTAGATACAGGAACACATAAGAATCTATTACAAGCATCCAATTTTATAGAAACAGTGCAAGAGAGACAAGGAAATTATGTAGCTTGTATAGAAGAGATAGCATATAGGAATGGATGGATAAGCAAAGAAAGGTTATTTAAGTTAGCGGCTCCATTATTAAAAACAGATTATGGAAAATATTTAATAGAGATAGCTAATGAATGA